GGTGCGTACACTGTCTGTACTCTTCAAGATAACCATCCTCTCTACTGGCAGCGAAGATATACTGCACCAGATCGTTTGTTCCGATGTTTATAAAACTAATCCTGCTTAAAAAGCTCTTTACCGACAGGGCAACAGAGGGAATCTCTGCCATAATTCCGATGTTTAGCGACTCAAAATTCATCCGCAGTTTGCGGCATCCGCTCTGGATGTGGTAGATTGCCTTTTTCAGGTCCTCAAGTGTGGCTACAAAGGGTAGTGCAATTTTCACAGGAGCCAGCCTGCAGACACTCAGAACACTCATGAGATGGTTGTTGAGGAGGTCGGGATGATGAAAGAGGTAGCGGATTCCTCTGTTACCCAACTGAGGATTCTCCTCGGTAAAAGTACTTACAAACGGCAGGGTTTTATCTGCACCAAGATCAAGGAGACGGATGGTGATGGGACGGCGTTTAGTAATGGCAAAAATTTTACGGTAAAAATCGATCTCTTCCTGAACTGATGGCATGTGGGCGCAGGAGATATAGAACAGCTCTGAACGTAAAAGTCCTATGCCTTCTGCCCCGTAAGCAATCGCTTCTTCCGCCTCTTTGACAGATCCTATGTTTGCCTCAAGCTTTATTCTCCTTCCATCCTTTGTCTCGCAGTATCCTGTCTTCTGTTTTATGATCTTGCTTGACAGGATGTGTTCTCTTTTTTCTCTGTAGGCTGATACTTCGGATTCGGCAGGGTGAACGATTGCTTTTCCGGTGTATCCATCAATGATCAATGGTTCACCTGAGCGGACAAGCGAAGATGCTCCTGGCATATTAATGATAGCTGGAATTCCAAGAGACTTTGAAATGACGGCAACGTGGGATACTCGGCTGCCCTCTTCTATGATTATTCCCCTTATTTTCTTAAAGTCAAGCAGTGCCACATCCGATGGCACCAGGCGTTCTGAGACAAAGATCACCGGCTCCTCTATTCTCTGCATGGGATTGGTGCGTACATGTTCTATGTCAAGAAGGTTTCGCAGTATGCGGTGGTAGGCATCCTGTATATCGAGGAATTTTGTCCGTATTATCTCATCGTGAATTGAACTGAAGCGTGTTTCAAGCACTCTCATCTGACTGGCGATGACATGTTCGATGTTCATGCGCTGGGCCCTAGCCAGTTTCTTCAATTCCTGCAGAAATGCCTTGTCTTCGAGGAGCTGAAGCTGGACATTGAAGATGAGACTGATGTCGGTCCCGTGTTTTTCTTTTTCAAGTTGATCGGAGATCTGTTTGAGTTGTTCCCGGCTTTTATTTATTGCAATCTCAAGCCTTTTGATCTCCATCGCCGGATCATCGACAGGGAAACTGTTCATCTCCAGTGCATCGAGAGTGATTTGTTTAAAGAGGAGGGCCTTCTCTATGGCTACTCCGGGTGAGATCGACTCCCCATAGAGTTCCCGTCTGATTCTGTCAACTGACCGATCCATCAGCAGCAGAGCCTCCGGACCGCGCAGAGAAGCCCGTTTAATGCCAGTGAAAATCCCATTCTTCTGCACCTGTCTTGAAACCCGCCCTGGATTCATTCTTGTTTAATAGCAAGTAATAATCCATCAGAAAAAACAATGGTTTTAAATGTGCACGCTTTTTGCACCTGCCCTGTAACAGGGGCAAAATTATGAGCTGGGTTGTTGTTGATGTTGAGGCGGATGGTCCGATTCCCGGTGACTACTCGATGGTTGCACTGGGAGCAATTATTGCCGATGAGTCACTGAACCGGAAATTCTATGCCCGGCTCAGGCCAATCTCCCCAAAATGGATGGATGAGGCATTAAGAGTCTGCGGCTTTACACGACAGGAAACCCTTACCTTCAATGACCCTCTGCTGATCATGAAAAGCTTTGCAGAGTGGCTAAATATAGAGGCTGGCTCTCATCCCTTCTTTCGCTCAGACAACAACGGTTTCGACTGGCAGTTTGTAAACTGGTACTTTCATCATTTCCTGGGC
Above is a window of Fibrobacter sp. DNA encoding:
- the ptsP gene encoding phosphoenolpyruvate--protein phosphotransferase; translated protein: MDRSVDRIRRELYGESISPGVAIEKALLFKQITLDALEMNSFPVDDPAMEIKRLEIAINKSREQLKQISDQLEKEKHGTDISLIFNVQLQLLEDKAFLQELKKLARAQRMNIEHVIASQMRVLETRFSSIHDEIIRTKFLDIQDAYHRILRNLLDIEHVRTNPMQRIEEPVIFVSERLVPSDVALLDFKKIRGIIIEEGSRVSHVAVISKSLGIPAIINMPGASSLVRSGEPLIIDGYTGKAIVHPAESEVSAYREKREHILSSKIIKQKTGYCETKDGRRIKLEANIGSVKEAEEAIAYGAEGIGLLRSELFYISCAHMPSVQEEIDFYRKIFAITKRRPITIRLLDLGADKTLPFVSTFTEENPQLGNRGIRYLFHHPDLLNNHLMSVLSVCRLAPVKIALPFVATLEDLKKAIYHIQSGCRKLRMNFESLNIGIMAEIPSVALSVKSFLSRISFINIGTNDLVQYIFAASREDGYLEEYRQCTHPAIIRLIRNIITTCTSKDKEVSVCGEMASDPLIAALLVGAGASAFSMQPSSIPVVRKIISEHNFSHLQKLAKKAVSLDSDEEVNELVRDSLY
- a CDS encoding exonuclease; its protein translation is MSWVVVDVEADGPIPGDYSMVALGAIIADESLNRKFYARLRPISPKWMDEALRVCGFTRQETLTFNDPLLIMKSFAEWLNIEAGSHPFFRSDNNGFDWQFVNWYFHHFLGKNPFGHNSGNLLSLYQGLSKNIYSTFQHILKAKHDHNPVNDAASNAEALLEMKYQLGLKINL